A stretch of Colletotrichum lupini chromosome 2, complete sequence DNA encodes these proteins:
- a CDS encoding S1 RNA binding domain-containing protein, with translation MSSLKRKDAPGGTPPSKAAKASKVSRPSKRDTPSKDKKDRKTTEDAPAPRAPAVSALLKDEEALFPRGGGSVLTPLEQKQITMEAKADAAKEEAELFDTNVKGKAKKEKRRKAKDTKDTKPARDEDAVKIEGLNFKRLVKGSLVLGQISHIDPVQLTIALPNNLTGTVSIAAISDTINSKLEKDAADESEDDEEDEDDEGIDLKSMFKVGQYVRAQVQSTADESGTGKPKRRIELSLRPTDANTGISSDEVVGYTTLMASVTSVQDHGYEMDLGIEGDLKGFLAKKEVGPDMDEASLRPGAVCLCVVKAVTGIIVQLSTDPLKLGNTSLVASSAPTINSFLPGSLADVLLTEVTSRGLQGKLLGHLPVTADLIHSGVGPDGVDLEAKYKVGSRVKARIICNFPAAREPKLGMSLLPHIVSLQPKLSGKGSRAKAPLDLLPIASFVEECTVRHVEPEIGLYVDTGVPGISGFVHISRVKDGKVDALYEGSGPHKVGSTHRGRVVGYSPLDAMFLLSFEQTILDQPFIRLEDVPVGEVVSGKIEKVIIGENGISGLIVKLAEGISGYVHESHFADVKLQHPEKKFREGATVKARVLSVRPRKRQLRLTLKKTLVNSDAPIIKNLEEVQVGLQTPGTITEIGSAGAQLEFFGGVRGFLPVSQMSEAYIKDPRDHFRTGQVVSVHVLSVTPEDRRMIVSCKDPSAFGLDKQAALKALKVGDIVSAKVSQKTEDEVYVDLEESGLKAIIRTGHLSDKSASKTQAALKRINVGNTLTDLMVLDKNELRRAVILTQKPSFIEASKNGKLLTSVEDATSGAVAPAYVREIGPHAVYVQFGGNVTAILPKSKLPKDVQDKEAFGMRKHQSIEVKIVSSNPEQNRIIVAPASADGPAPTVSESAINSVDDSIKTVDDVALGTILNAQVTSVKNTQLNVRVADNIQGRIDVSQFFDKWEDITNRKNPLQKVKANEIIRVRAIGIHDSKNYRFLPFSHRSTHSVIEFSAKESDLETEDVELLSYDTIKVGSSHVAFVNNHGKNCLWVNISPTVRGRIGIMDVSDDLSHAGNLEKHFPIGSALKVRVVSVDAEKGHLDLSARSSTGSTEVTWDSLKRNVALPGRVTKINDRSVMIKLSESVSGPVHLVDLCDDYDQANTLKYNKGEIIRVSVVEVDKSDKRLRLSTRPSRILSSTSPIADREITRVSQIASGDIIRGFVKNVTDKGVFVQLGGTVSALVKIGNLSDRYIKDWKGNFQVDQLVKGRVINVDAATSQVELSLKASVVENDYTPPVTYKDVKEGQVVTGKVRKVEEFGAFIVVDNSLNVSGLCHRSQMAEKPVEDARKLYNEGDVVKAKILSIDEEKRRITFGLKPSYFDEDSDMEDVDGGADLESDEDSDVEMGDGGAQLAIRGTDNSEESDEEDEEYEDGDEEEDEDSDVDMDEDATASKGLSSGKYDWTGDAFDDSENESKAKSKKSKTTEKKEKKKGGEIQIDRTADLDAHGPQTATDYERLLLGQPDSSQLWIEYMALQMKVSELSKARETAERAIKTINIREQTEKLNVWIAYLNLEVAYGTKASTEEVFKRACQYNDEQEVHERLASIYIQSGKLKQADDVFQSLVAKFKSKSPKVWENYAHFLHVTMNEPDRARALLPRATQALEERHTAQLMASFGALEFKSPNGDAERGRTTFETILATWPKRFDLWNQLADLEIAAAEPDATAIRDVFERGTKAKGLKPKKAMKWFKRWADWEEKISPKGRDKVMAKAQEWVAAAKAKKGAAAEEDDEE, from the exons CGCCCCTCGAGCAGAAGCAGATCACCATGGAGGCAAAGGCAGACGCCGCAAAGGAAGAGGCCGAATTGTTCGACACGAATGTCAAGGGAAAGGCAAAGAAAGAGAAGAGAAGGAAAGCAAAGGATACCAAGGATACAAAACCTGCAAGAGATGAGGATGCAGTCAAGATTGAGGGTCTCAACTTCAAG CGATTGGTGAAGGGCTCTTTGGTGCTTGGTCAGATTAGCCATATCGACCCGGTTCAACTGACAATCGCGCTGCCGAACAACCTTACAGGAACCGTCTCGATCGCTGCGATCTCGGACACAATTAACTCCAAGCTCGAGAAAGACGCTGCCGACGAAAgcgaagacgacgaggaggacgaAGACGATGAGGGCATTGACCTCAAGTCCATGTTCAAGGTCGGCCAGTACGTTCGCGCACAAGTTCAGTCGACCGCAGACGAGTCCGGCACCGGCAAGCCCAAACGCCGCATCGAGCTCTCCCTTCGGCCTACCGATGCCAACACTGGCATTTCTAGTGACGAGGTCGTCGGATACACAACCCTTATGGCATCAGTCACCAGCGTTCAGGATCACGGTTACGAGATGGACTTGGGTATTGAGGGTGATCTGAAGGGTTTCTTGGCTAAGAAGGAAGTCGGTCCCGACATGGATGAGGCAAGCTTGCGACCAGGCGCCGTCTGCCTGTGCGTCGTGAAGGCCGTTACAGGCATCATTGTCCAGCTCTCAACCGATCCTCTGAAGCTGGGCAACACCTCCCTCGTGGCATCGAGCGCTCCGACAATCAACTCCTTCTTGCCTGGTTCCTTGGCCGATGTTCTGCTCACCGAGGTGACTAGCAGAGGTCTGCAGGGAAAGCTCCTTGGCCACTTGCCGGTTACCGCCGATTTGATTCACTCAGGTGTTGGTCCCGATGGAGTTGACTTGGAAGCCAAGTACAAAGTGGGCAGCCGCGTCAAGGCCAGAATTATTTGCAACTTCCCTGCTGCGCGAGAGCCCAAGCTCGGTATGTCTCTACTACCGCACATCGTCTCTCTACAGCCCAAGTTGTCCGGCAAAGGCAGCAGAGCCAAGGCTCCTCTTGACCTACTTCCCATTGCTTCATTTGTGGAGGAGTGCACTGTGCGCCATGTCGAGCCTGAGATCGGTCTCTACGTTGACACTGGGGTTCCTGGCATTTCCGGTTTCGTTCACATTTCTCGCGTCAAGGATGGCAAGGTCGACGCACTGTACGAAGGCAGTGGCCCTCACAAGGTTGGCTCAACACACCGCGGCAGAGTCGTCGGATACAGCCCTCTGGATGCCATGTTCTTGCTGTCATTTGAGCAAACCATCCTTGACCAGCCTTTCATCCGCCTTGAGGATGTTCCCGTTGGAGAGGTCGTTTCTGGCAAGATCGAGAAGGTCATTATCGGCGAGAACGGCATTAGTGGCTTGATCGTGAAGCTGGCTGAGGGCATCAGTGGTTACGTGCATGAATCACATTTCGCCGACGTTAAGCTCCAGCACCCCGAGAAGAAGTTCAGGGAGGGGGCCACTGTCAAGGCGAGAGTGCTTTCAGTGCGTCCACGAAAGCGCCAGCTTCGCCTTACCTTGAAGAAGACTTTGGTCAACTCAGATGCACCGATCATTAAGAACCTCGAGGAGGTTCAGGTCGGTCTGCAGACTCCGGGAACGATCACTGAGATTGGTTCCGCCGGTGCCCAGCTCGAGTTCTTTGGCGGTGTCAGAGGGTTCCTGCCAGTGTCACAGATGAGCGAGGCCTACATCAAGGACCCTAGAGATCACTTCCGCACTGGCCAGGTTGTCAGTGTTCACGTCCTCAGCGTGACCCCCGAGGACCGCAGGATGATTGTTTCATGCAAGGACCCTTCGGCTTTCGGTCTCGATAAGCAGGCAGCGCTTAAGGCACTGAAGGTCGGCGACATCGTCTCTGCCAAGGTCAGCCAGAAGACGGAAGATGAGGTCTACGTCGATCTTGAGGAGAGTGGTCTCAAGGCCATCATCCGCACTGGTCACCTCTCGGATAAGTCTGCTAGCAAGACCCAGGCCGCTCTTAAGCGCATCAATGTCGGCAACACTCTTACGGATCTCATGGTTTTGGACAAGAACGAGCTGAGACGTGCTGTTATCCTTACCCAGAAGCCCAGCTTCATTGAAGCCAGCAAGAACGGCAAGCTTCTGACAAGCGTTGAGGATGCGACTTCCGGTGCCGTTGCGCCCGCTTATGTCCGGGAGATTGGTCCTCACGCCGTTTACGTTCAATTTGGTGGCAATGTCACCGCCATCCTCCCCAAGAGCAAGTTGCCAAAGGATGTGCAAGACAAGGAGGCATTCGGCATGCGCAAGCACCAGAGCATCGAGGTCAAGATTGTGTCCTCCAACCCCGAGCAGAACCGCATCATTGTTGCACCAGCCTCGGCGGATGGGCCTGCTCCCACGGTATCAGAGTCAGCCATTAACTCTGTCGACGACAGCATCAAGACAGTCGACGATGTCGCACTCGGCACTATTCTCAATGCCCAGGTCACGTCCGTCAAGAACACGCAGCTGAACGTCAGGGTTGCCGACAACATTCAGGGCCGTATCGACGTTTCACAGTTCTTTGACAAGTGGGAGGACATCACCAATCGCAAGAACCCTCTGCAAAAGGTCAAGGCGAACGAGATCATCCGCGTGCGTGCTATCGGTATTCACGATTCCAAGAACTACCGTTTCCTGCCTTTCTCCCACCGTTCCACACACTCCGTCATCGAATTCTCTGCCAAGGAGAGCGACCTGGAGACCGAGGACGTCGAACTTCTTTCCTACGACACGATCAAGGTTGGCTCTTCCCACGTCGCCTTTGTCAACAACCACGGCAAGAACTGCTTGTGGGTAAACATCTCACCCACGGTTCGCGGCAGAATCGGCATCATGGACGTTTCCGACGACCTCTCTCATGCTGGCAATCTTGAGAAGCACTTCCCCATTGGTTCTGCTCTCAAGGTGCGCGTAGTCTCGGTCGATGCTGAGAAGGGACACCTGGACCTGTCAGCTCGATCATCCACCGGCTCCACTGAGGTCACTTGGGACTCCCTCAAGAGGAACGTGGCTCTCCCCGGAAGAGTGACCAAGATCAATGATCGCTCCGTCATGATCAAGCTTAGCGAGTCTGTTTCTGGACCGGTTCACTTGGTCGATCTGTGTGATGACTACGACCAAGCCAACACGCTCAAGTACAACAAGGGCGAAATCATCCGCGTCTCCGTGGTGGAGGTCGACAAGAGCGACAAGAGACTAAGATTGTCAACCAGACCCTCCCGCATCCTCAGTTCCACATCTCCTATCGCGGATCGTGAAATCACCCGGGTGTCTCAGATCGCCTCTGGAGACATTATCCGTGGTTTTGTGAAAAACGTGACTGACAAGGGTGTCTTTGTGCAACTTGGAGGTACCGTCTCTGCTTTGGTCAAGATCGGCAACTTGTCTGATCGTTACATCAAAGACTGGAAGGGCAACTTCCAAGTTGATCAACTGGTGAAGGGCCGAGTGATCAACGTCGACGCCGCTACCAGCCAAGTCGAGCTTAGTCTCAAGGCCTCTGTGGTTGAGAACGACTACACGCCCCCTGTGACGTACAAGGACGTCAAGGAAGGCCAGGTCGTCACCGGAAAGGTTCGCAAGGTCGAGGAGTTTGGTGCGTTCATCGTGGTGGATAACTCTCTCAACGTCAGCGGCCTATGCCATCGCAGTCAGATGGCTGAGAAGCCCGTTGAGGATGCCCGCAAGCTTTACAACGAGGGCGATGTGGTAAAGGCCAAGATTCTCTCAATAGATGAGGAGAAGAGACGCATCACATTCGGTTTGAAGCCTAGCTATTTCGACGAGGACAGCGACATGGAGGACGTCGACGGAGGTGCTGATCTCGAGAGCGATGAGGACTCTGACGTTGAGATGGGAGATGGCGGCGCTCAACTTGCCATCCGCGGTACCGACAACTCTGAGGAGTCCGATGAGGAAGACGAAGAGTACGAAGACGGCGACGAAGAGGAGGATGAGGACAGCGACGTGGATATGGACGAAGACGCAACGGCTAGCAAGGGTCTCAGCTCTGGCAAGTACGACTGGACTGGCGACGCGTTTGACGACTCAGAAAACGAGTCAAAGGCCAAATCAAAGAAGTCAAAGACGACGgaaaagaaggagaagaagaagggtgGCGAAATCCAGATTGATCGTACAGCCGATCTTGATGCCCACGGACCGCAAACCGCCACCGACTACGAGCGTCTCCTGCTGGGTCAGCCCGACTCATCCCAGCTGTGGATCGAGTATATGGCTCTGCAGATGAAGGTCAGCGAGCTGTCGAAGGCTCGCGAGACTGCTGAACGTGCCATCAAAACGATCAACATCCGGGAGCAGACTGAGAAGCTCAACGTCTGGATCGCCTACCTCAACTTGGAGGTTGCTTACGGCACCAAGGCTTCCACCGAGGAGGTCTTCAAGCGCGCCTGCCAGTACAACGACGAGCAGGAGGTTCACGAGCGTTTGGCCAGCATCTACATTCAGTCCGGAAAGCTCAAG CAAGCGGATGATGTCTTCCAATCACTGGTCGCCAAGTTCAAGTCAAAGTCACCAAAGGTGTGGGAGAACTACGCCCACTTCCTCCACGTGACGATGAACGAGCCCGACCGCGCGCGTGCCCTCCTGCCCCGCGCGACTCAAGCCCTCGAGGAGCGTCACACAGCGCAGCTGATGGCCTCTTTTGGCGCCCTCGAGTTCAAGTCGCCCAACGGCGACGCGGAGCGCGGCCGCACAACATTCGAGACAATCCTGGCGACGTGGCCGAAGCGGTTCGACCTGTGGAACCAGCTGGCGGACCTCGAGATCGCGGCCGCGGAGCCGGACGCCACGGCGATCCGGGATGTGTTTGAGAGGGGTACCAAGGCCAAGGGCCTGAAGCCCAAGAAGGCGATGAAGTGGTTCAAGAGGTGGGCCGACTGGGAGGAGAAGATCAGCCCCAAGGGCCGGGATAAGGTGATGGCCAAGGCGCAGGAGTGGGTTGCCGCGGCGAAGGCCAAGAAGGGGGCTGCTGCTGAGGAGGACGATGAGGAGTGA